From Vespula vulgaris chromosome 11, iyVesVulg1.1, whole genome shotgun sequence, the proteins below share one genomic window:
- the LOC127067656 gene encoding uncharacterized protein LOC127067656, whose amino-acid sequence MNRRMSLPGGLNSCERIRPERPRNPIQKLIWSPNSQFQIDQIGILENEGSNPRMALRRLLRLYEGRQFREAAAFLMKLPQYTLKTALPDIPVDLLIETLPHSLTLLEALYCRLVELNVTDTKILRVEQVLWKVVQLLSNNQDHTRPKIWCKLLMSLNRLSPNTKNILTSRKKAIERAVEGLGKHGLVPSSLEGSTNSMNSNLVPLPVVLREQLEARIEAYKLAVHKLESFGKNTGVHKVDQGVQAASHQRQLSLKYSEVQQRLIDNQSLLNTLEKAGNPYNLESLLVELKRRIEHDKEALRQWTALRKSIGLAGTKNPTLAANLLKFAKGCSLTLQLICDEGSSVEKIYSSPIHFENEYEEESCSTGYHTDESRTPEPVVVVANKRHELFNREESSQVLISGDLPVERLSKRYGMLYAQAHLHTLDALDTLRPLDDAPELKAKILYSVVVLSWRLAGMIQTYRRLEALNILNGTTSGVPLVANIEECIIRQLATSGAQSGVQEVVEQVINQLERTLYDLPCLKECTEIKRYASMCAGLAWVCLARNTPLVLDVAQDIEFRREVHSRHHSSSNPNGTRIKSVLWPGLREGYQGSCLHKAVVVTV is encoded by the exons ATGAATAGACGAATGAGCCTACCAGGTGGACTAAATTCCTGTGAAAGGATAAGACCGGAAAGACCAAGAAATCCGATTCAAAAGTTAATATGGAGTCCAAATTCTCAATTTCAAATAGATCAAATAGGAATATTGGAGAACGAAGGATCGAATCCACGTATGGCCTTGAGAAG attACTTCGACTTTACGAAGGTAGACAATTTCGTGAAGCGGCAGCTTTTTTGATGAAGTTACCACAGTATACTTTGAAAACAGCTTTACCAGACATTCCAGTGGATTTATTGATCGAAACTTTACCGCATAGCTTAACTTTGCTCGAAGCTCTTTATTGTAGACTTGTAGAATTAAATGTTACTGATACAAAGATCTTAAGAGTAGAACAAGTTCTTTGGAAGGTGGTGCAATTGTTATCGAATAATCAGGATCATACACGTCCAAAGATTTGGTGTAAACTGTTGATGTCTTTAAACAGATTGTCAcctaatacaaaaaatatattgactTCGAGAAAAAAAGCTATAGAAAGAGCAGTCGAAGGACTTGGGAAACATGGTTTAGTACCTTCAAGTTTGGAAGGTTCAACTAACTCGATGAATTCGAATTTGGTACCACTTCCTGTTGTTCTTAGAGAACAACTCGAGGCACGTATTGAAGCGTATAAACTCGCAGTTCATAAATTAGAAAGTTTTGGAAAAAATACAGGAGTTCATAAAG TGGATCAAGGCGTGCAAGCTGCCTCGCATCAGCGTCAACTTTCGCTAAAATACAGTGAAGTTCAACAGAGATTAATAGATAACCAAAGTCTATTGAATACATTGGAGAAAGCTGGCAATCCGTACAATCTGGAAAGTTTATTGGTAGAATTGAAACGTCGGATTGAACACGACAAGGAAGCTCTCAGACAATGGACAGCTTTGAGAAAATCTATTGGTTTAGCGGGGACTAAAAATCCGACGTTGGCTGCAAACTTGTTAAAATTTGCAAAGGGTTGTTCTTTAACTTTGCAACTTATATGCGATGAGGGTTCATCGGTAGAAAAG ATATATTCTTCGCCGATACATTTCGAAAACGAGTACGAAGAAGAATCATGTAGTACTGGATATCATACCGACGAAAGTCGAACACCGGAACCGGTAGTAGTAGTTGCAAACAAAAGACATGAACTTTTCAATAGGGAAGAAAGTTCTCAAGTGTTGATTTCCGGCGATTTACCGGTCGAGCGTTTATCCAAACGATATGGCATGTTGTATGCACAGGCACATTTGCATACTCTTGATGCACTTGATACCTTGCGTCCTCTCGACGATGCACCTGAATTAAAAGCTAAGATACTTTATTCCGTAGTCGTG TTATCATGGCGTTTAGCTGGAATGATCCAAACGTATAGACGTCTAGAagcattaaatattttaaatggtACAACTAGCGGTGTACCATTGGTTGCAAATATCGAGGAATGTATAATTAGACAATTAGCTACCAGTGGTGCTCAAAGTGGTGTACAGGAAGTAGTCGAGCAAGTGATCAATCAACTGGAACGAACGTTGTACGATTTACCGTGTTTAAAAGAATGcacggaaataaaaagatacgcTTCCATGTGCGCTGGTTTGGCATGGGTTTGTTTGGCTCGTAATACGCCTCTGGTATTGGACGTTGCACAGGATATCGAATTTCGAAGGGAAGTTCATTCGAGGCATCACAGTTCCTCAAATCCAAATGGAACGAGAATAAAATCGGTATTATGGCCGGGTTTACGAGAAGGTTATCAAGGTTCTTGTCTTCACAAAGCTGTTGTTGTAACCGTATAA
- the LOC127067650 gene encoding leucine-rich repeats and immunoglobulin-like domains protein 3 isoform X2, giving the protein MSEIEKISLVQCRLRSKRNDSIIVKLFILWILLPLNLMMADRPMISNEKSNKCPVECGCIGNVVICNNLQLIEAPSGLPPWTENLSLKDNNISNLKFDSLLHLTELKELDMSANKLGDNFTIGLSDTAQLKGLKVNKNQLTRIPNLSFVKNLTHLSLSHNEISTINGSALAILSELQTLDLSLNKITVLRRGSFLAPNRIVHLNLNMNRIYVIENGSLDNLTSLEELRLNKNHLAQLMDISSVQSLSTALFSNLGKLRILELNRNELQQMQVLSLTGLTNLEELRLKRNKISTLNDGAFWPLKNLILLQLDFNMLTTVKKGGLFGLEHLKKLTLSHNHIKMIESQAWDNCGEITELDLSYNMLISIERDTFDHLDKLERLKMDHNQITYISDGAFNSTPKLQVLDLNSNKISYMVEDINGAFGPLSNLWKLGLAHNKIKSVNRNAFIGLSRVTELDLSGNNITSIQENAFNTMPDLKKLKLNSRSLVCDCGLQWFSTWIGSHRFEDTEAHCGYPHWLQDKPLAQLHHTNFTCDEYPKPRIIEEPTDQKRVKGDNVTLVCRATSTADAPLKFTWKRDNVELDNPNLQTDISTLEGGVTNASSVLQLINVTHANAGKYQCMVTNSYGTTYSAKAKLSVLIYPSFSKIPRDIRVTAGSTARLECSAEGQPTPQIAWQKDGGNDFPAARERRMHMMPTDDVLFIVDVKMADSGVYSCTAQNLAGLIVANATLTILEVPSFVKPMENKEIMIGGSIVLECMASGSPRPKLMWRKNGSPLQVTERHFFTAENQLLIIVNTMSNDAGSYECEMSNSLGSVVGASHLTVNPAPTSIVNEDNILGLIIITVVCCAVGTSVVWVVIIYQTRRRLNNARNANTQQSPTTVISTAPENQTHMYLDTSSQHSKDSGTGDSTNPSNDQLQFCLPEMVTCSVNNEEETAAVNVVDPLIRYTNHERYVHSEKGCAV; this is encoded by the exons ATGTCGGAGATTGAAAAGATTTCTCTCGTTCAATGTCGActacgatcgaaaagaaacgattcgatcatcgtgaaattattcATCCTATGGATTCTTTTACCGTTGAACTTGATGATGGCCGATCGGCCAATGATATCAAATGAGAAAAGTAATAAGTGTCCTGTCGAATGTGGTTGCATAGGAAACGTTgtgatatgtaataatttgCAATTGATCGAAGCACCTAGCGGCTTACCACCATGGACCGAAAATTT aagTCTAAAAGACAATAATATAAGCAACTTGAAGTTTGattcattattacatttaacaGAACTCAAAGAACt gGATATGAGCGCTAATAAATTAGGAGATAACTTTACTATTGGTTTATCGGATACCGCACAACTTAAAGGACTGAAAgtgaataaaaatcaattgacACGAATACcgaatctttcttttgttaaaaatttaacacATCTCAgttt ATCGCACAATGAAATTTCTACAATTAATGGAAGTGCTTTAGCTATCTTGTCAGAGCTTCAAACTTTGGACTTAAGTTTGAATAAAATAACTGTTTTACGACGTGGCTCGTTTCTTGCACCTAATAGAATCGTGCATTT aaatttaaatatgaatCGAATATATGTTATTGAAAATGGTAGCTTAGATAATTTGACTTCATTAGAAGAacttcgtttaaataaaaatcatcttGCACAATTAATGGATATATCATCTGTGCAAAGTCTCTCTACAGCACTTTTCAGTAATCTTGGAAAATTGAGAATACT AGAATTGAATAGAAATGAGCTGCAACAAATGCAAGTATTAAGTCTAACAGGTTTAACAAATTTGGAAGAATTACgtttgaaaagaaacaaaataagcACCTTGAACGATGGCGCATTTTGGCCTCTTAAAAATCTTATCCTTCTTCAACTTGATTTCAATATGTTAACCACTGTGAAGAAAGGTGGTTTGTTCGGATTAgaacatttgaaaaaattgacTTTATCccataatcatataaaaatgatcgaatcgCAAGCGTGGGATAATTGTGGAGAAATCACTGAATT ggatttatcatataatatgtTAATTTCTATAGAACGGGACACGTTTGATCATTTAGATAAattagaaagattaaaaatggATCACAatcaaattacatatatatcagaTGGGGCTTTCAACTCTACTCCAAAATTACAAGTTTT AGATCTTAATTCCAACAAAATATCCTACATGGTAGAAGACATTAATGGAGCTTTTGGTCCACTCAGTAATTTATGGAAGTTAGGATTGGCACATAACAAAATCAAATCTGTTAACAGAAATGCGTTTATTGGTTTAAGTCGTGTTACTGAACTTGATTTGAGTGGGAACAATATAACTAGTATTCAAGAAAATGCATTTAATACAATGCCAGatttaaagaaattgaaattaaattcaa GATCATTGGTCTGTGATTGTGGATTACAATGGTTTAGCACGTGGATAGGATCACATAGATTCGAAGATACAGAAGCTCATTGTGGCTATCCACATTGGTTACAAGATAAACCATTGGCTCAATTACACCATACAAATTTCACATGTG ATGAATATCCAAAGCCAAGAATAATAGAAGAACCTACAGATCAAAAACGTGTGAAAGGTGACAACGTGACTCTTGTATGTCGTGCAACAAGTACGGCTGATGCACCATTAAAATTCACTTGGAAACGAGATAACGTGGAATTAGATAATCCTAATTTACAAACAGACATCAGCACGTTGGAAGGTGGTGTAACAAATGCATCCTCTGTTTTGCAACTTATTAACGTGACTCATGCTAATGCTGGAAAGTATCAATGTATGGTCACTAATTCCTACGGAACTACATATTCTGCTAAAGCCAAACTAAGTGTTCTAA TATATCcatcattttcaaaaattcctCGTGATATTCGAGTAACTGCTGGAAGTACAGCACGTCTTGAATGTTCAGCCGAAGGACAACCGACTCCACAGATAGCTTGGCAAAAAGATGGGGGAAATGATTTTCCAGCggcaagagaaagaagaatgcaTATGATGCCTACGGACGATGTACTTTTTATCGTAGATGTAAAAATGGCAGATAGTGGTGTTTATTCTTGCACCGCTCAAAACCTAGCTGGACTTATTGTAGCAAATGCGACTCTTACTATATTGG AGGTACCATCATTTGTAAAACCGAtggagaataaagaaataatgataggTGGTTCGATCGTATTGGAATGCATGGCAAGTGGTTCACCACGTCCAAAATTAATGTGGCGTAAAAATGGTAGTCCATTGCAAGTAACCGAAAGACATTTCTTTACGGCAGAAAATcagttattaataatagttaatactATGAGTAACGATGCAGGAAGTTACGAATGTGAAATGAGTAATTCATTGGGCAGTGTTGTTGGTGCATCTCATCTTACAGTGAATCCTG cTCCAACGTCTATCGTAAATGAAGATAATATATTgggattaataataatcacagTAGTATGCTGTGCCGTTGGTACATCAGTAGTTTGGGtagtaattatttatcaaacgaGAAGACGTTTAAATAACGCTCGTAATGCTAACACGCAACAATCACCGACAACAGTAATATCAACAGCACCAGAAAATCAAACTCATATGTATTTGGATACAAGTTCGCAACACAGTAAAGATAGTGGTACTGGTGATAGTACCAATCCCAGTAACGATCAATTACAATTTTGTTTGCCTG AAATGGTAACTTGTTCGGTcaacaacgaagaagaaactgCGGCAGTGAACGTTGTTGATCCACTTATACGTTATACAAATCATGAACGATATGTTCATTCAGAAAAGGGCTGTGCTGTATAA
- the LOC127067650 gene encoding leucine-rich repeats and immunoglobulin-like domains protein 3 isoform X1, protein MSEIEKISLVQCRLRSKRNDSIIVKLFILWILLPLNLMMADRPMISNEKSNKCPVECGCIGNVVICNNLQLIEAPSGLPPWTENLSLKDNNISNLKFDSLLHLTELKELDMSANKLGDNFTIGLSDTAQLKGLKVNKNQLTRIPNLSFVKNLTHLSLSHNEISTINGSALAILSELQTLDLSLNKITVLRRGSFLAPNRIVHLNLNMNRIYVIENGSLDNLTSLEELRLNKNHLAQLMDISSVQSLSTALFSNLGKLRILELNRNELQQMQVLSLTGLTNLEELRLKRNKISTLNDGAFWPLKNLILLQLDFNMLTTVKKGGLFGLEHLKKLTLSHNHIKMIESQAWDNCGEITELDLSYNMLISIERDTFDHLDKLERLKMDHNQITYISDGAFNSTPKLQVLDLNSNKISYMVEDINGAFGPLSNLWKLGLAHNKIKSVNRNAFIGLSRVTELDLSGNNITSIQENAFNTMPDLKKLKLNSRSLVCDCGLQWFSTWIGSHRFEDTEAHCGYPHWLQDKPLAQLHHTNFTCDEYPKPRIIEEPTDQKRVKGDNVTLVCRATSTADAPLKFTWKRDNVELDNPNLQTDISTLEGGVTNASSVLQLINVTHANAGKYQCMVTNSYGTTYSAKAKLSVLIYPSFSKIPRDIRVTAGSTARLECSAEGQPTPQIAWQKDGGNDFPAARERRMHMMPTDDVLFIVDVKMADSGVYSCTAQNLAGLIVANATLTILEVPSFVKPMENKEIMIGGSIVLECMASGSPRPKLMWRKNGSPLQVTERHFFTAENQLLIIVNTMSNDAGSYECEMSNSLGSVVGASHLTVNPAPTSIVNEDNILGLIIITVVCCAVGTSVVWVVIIYQTRRRLNNARNANTQQSPTTVISTAPENQTHMYLDTSSQHSKDSGTGDSTNPSNDQLQFCLPEEMVTCSVNNEEETAAVNVVDPLIRYTNHERYVHSEKGCAV, encoded by the exons ATGTCGGAGATTGAAAAGATTTCTCTCGTTCAATGTCGActacgatcgaaaagaaacgattcgatcatcgtgaaattattcATCCTATGGATTCTTTTACCGTTGAACTTGATGATGGCCGATCGGCCAATGATATCAAATGAGAAAAGTAATAAGTGTCCTGTCGAATGTGGTTGCATAGGAAACGTTgtgatatgtaataatttgCAATTGATCGAAGCACCTAGCGGCTTACCACCATGGACCGAAAATTT aagTCTAAAAGACAATAATATAAGCAACTTGAAGTTTGattcattattacatttaacaGAACTCAAAGAACt gGATATGAGCGCTAATAAATTAGGAGATAACTTTACTATTGGTTTATCGGATACCGCACAACTTAAAGGACTGAAAgtgaataaaaatcaattgacACGAATACcgaatctttcttttgttaaaaatttaacacATCTCAgttt ATCGCACAATGAAATTTCTACAATTAATGGAAGTGCTTTAGCTATCTTGTCAGAGCTTCAAACTTTGGACTTAAGTTTGAATAAAATAACTGTTTTACGACGTGGCTCGTTTCTTGCACCTAATAGAATCGTGCATTT aaatttaaatatgaatCGAATATATGTTATTGAAAATGGTAGCTTAGATAATTTGACTTCATTAGAAGAacttcgtttaaataaaaatcatcttGCACAATTAATGGATATATCATCTGTGCAAAGTCTCTCTACAGCACTTTTCAGTAATCTTGGAAAATTGAGAATACT AGAATTGAATAGAAATGAGCTGCAACAAATGCAAGTATTAAGTCTAACAGGTTTAACAAATTTGGAAGAATTACgtttgaaaagaaacaaaataagcACCTTGAACGATGGCGCATTTTGGCCTCTTAAAAATCTTATCCTTCTTCAACTTGATTTCAATATGTTAACCACTGTGAAGAAAGGTGGTTTGTTCGGATTAgaacatttgaaaaaattgacTTTATCccataatcatataaaaatgatcgaatcgCAAGCGTGGGATAATTGTGGAGAAATCACTGAATT ggatttatcatataatatgtTAATTTCTATAGAACGGGACACGTTTGATCATTTAGATAAattagaaagattaaaaatggATCACAatcaaattacatatatatcagaTGGGGCTTTCAACTCTACTCCAAAATTACAAGTTTT AGATCTTAATTCCAACAAAATATCCTACATGGTAGAAGACATTAATGGAGCTTTTGGTCCACTCAGTAATTTATGGAAGTTAGGATTGGCACATAACAAAATCAAATCTGTTAACAGAAATGCGTTTATTGGTTTAAGTCGTGTTACTGAACTTGATTTGAGTGGGAACAATATAACTAGTATTCAAGAAAATGCATTTAATACAATGCCAGatttaaagaaattgaaattaaattcaa GATCATTGGTCTGTGATTGTGGATTACAATGGTTTAGCACGTGGATAGGATCACATAGATTCGAAGATACAGAAGCTCATTGTGGCTATCCACATTGGTTACAAGATAAACCATTGGCTCAATTACACCATACAAATTTCACATGTG ATGAATATCCAAAGCCAAGAATAATAGAAGAACCTACAGATCAAAAACGTGTGAAAGGTGACAACGTGACTCTTGTATGTCGTGCAACAAGTACGGCTGATGCACCATTAAAATTCACTTGGAAACGAGATAACGTGGAATTAGATAATCCTAATTTACAAACAGACATCAGCACGTTGGAAGGTGGTGTAACAAATGCATCCTCTGTTTTGCAACTTATTAACGTGACTCATGCTAATGCTGGAAAGTATCAATGTATGGTCACTAATTCCTACGGAACTACATATTCTGCTAAAGCCAAACTAAGTGTTCTAA TATATCcatcattttcaaaaattcctCGTGATATTCGAGTAACTGCTGGAAGTACAGCACGTCTTGAATGTTCAGCCGAAGGACAACCGACTCCACAGATAGCTTGGCAAAAAGATGGGGGAAATGATTTTCCAGCggcaagagaaagaagaatgcaTATGATGCCTACGGACGATGTACTTTTTATCGTAGATGTAAAAATGGCAGATAGTGGTGTTTATTCTTGCACCGCTCAAAACCTAGCTGGACTTATTGTAGCAAATGCGACTCTTACTATATTGG AGGTACCATCATTTGTAAAACCGAtggagaataaagaaataatgataggTGGTTCGATCGTATTGGAATGCATGGCAAGTGGTTCACCACGTCCAAAATTAATGTGGCGTAAAAATGGTAGTCCATTGCAAGTAACCGAAAGACATTTCTTTACGGCAGAAAATcagttattaataatagttaatactATGAGTAACGATGCAGGAAGTTACGAATGTGAAATGAGTAATTCATTGGGCAGTGTTGTTGGTGCATCTCATCTTACAGTGAATCCTG cTCCAACGTCTATCGTAAATGAAGATAATATATTgggattaataataatcacagTAGTATGCTGTGCCGTTGGTACATCAGTAGTTTGGGtagtaattatttatcaaacgaGAAGACGTTTAAATAACGCTCGTAATGCTAACACGCAACAATCACCGACAACAGTAATATCAACAGCACCAGAAAATCAAACTCATATGTATTTGGATACAAGTTCGCAACACAGTAAAGATAGTGGTACTGGTGATAGTACCAATCCCAGTAACGATCAATTACAATTTTGTTTGCCTG aAGAAATGGTAACTTGTTCGGTcaacaacgaagaagaaactgCGGCAGTGAACGTTGTTGATCCACTTATACGTTATACAAATCATGAACGATATGTTCATTCAGAAAAGGGCTGTGCTGTATAA
- the LOC127067650 gene encoding leucine-rich repeats and immunoglobulin-like domains protein 3 isoform X3 — MSANKLGDNFTIGLSDTAQLKGLKVNKNQLTRIPNLSFVKNLTHLSLSHNEISTINGSALAILSELQTLDLSLNKITVLRRGSFLAPNRIVHLNLNMNRIYVIENGSLDNLTSLEELRLNKNHLAQLMDISSVQSLSTALFSNLGKLRILELNRNELQQMQVLSLTGLTNLEELRLKRNKISTLNDGAFWPLKNLILLQLDFNMLTTVKKGGLFGLEHLKKLTLSHNHIKMIESQAWDNCGEITELDLSYNMLISIERDTFDHLDKLERLKMDHNQITYISDGAFNSTPKLQVLDLNSNKISYMVEDINGAFGPLSNLWKLGLAHNKIKSVNRNAFIGLSRVTELDLSGNNITSIQENAFNTMPDLKKLKLNSRSLVCDCGLQWFSTWIGSHRFEDTEAHCGYPHWLQDKPLAQLHHTNFTCDEYPKPRIIEEPTDQKRVKGDNVTLVCRATSTADAPLKFTWKRDNVELDNPNLQTDISTLEGGVTNASSVLQLINVTHANAGKYQCMVTNSYGTTYSAKAKLSVLIYPSFSKIPRDIRVTAGSTARLECSAEGQPTPQIAWQKDGGNDFPAARERRMHMMPTDDVLFIVDVKMADSGVYSCTAQNLAGLIVANATLTILEVPSFVKPMENKEIMIGGSIVLECMASGSPRPKLMWRKNGSPLQVTERHFFTAENQLLIIVNTMSNDAGSYECEMSNSLGSVVGASHLTVNPAPTSIVNEDNILGLIIITVVCCAVGTSVVWVVIIYQTRRRLNNARNANTQQSPTTVISTAPENQTHMYLDTSSQHSKDSGTGDSTNPSNDQLQFCLPEEMVTCSVNNEEETAAVNVVDPLIRYTNHERYVHSEKGCAV, encoded by the exons ATGAGCGCTAATAAATTAGGAGATAACTTTACTATTGGTTTATCGGATACCGCACAACTTAAAGGACTGAAAgtgaataaaaatcaattgacACGAATACcgaatctttcttttgttaaaaatttaacacATCTCAgttt ATCGCACAATGAAATTTCTACAATTAATGGAAGTGCTTTAGCTATCTTGTCAGAGCTTCAAACTTTGGACTTAAGTTTGAATAAAATAACTGTTTTACGACGTGGCTCGTTTCTTGCACCTAATAGAATCGTGCATTT aaatttaaatatgaatCGAATATATGTTATTGAAAATGGTAGCTTAGATAATTTGACTTCATTAGAAGAacttcgtttaaataaaaatcatcttGCACAATTAATGGATATATCATCTGTGCAAAGTCTCTCTACAGCACTTTTCAGTAATCTTGGAAAATTGAGAATACT AGAATTGAATAGAAATGAGCTGCAACAAATGCAAGTATTAAGTCTAACAGGTTTAACAAATTTGGAAGAATTACgtttgaaaagaaacaaaataagcACCTTGAACGATGGCGCATTTTGGCCTCTTAAAAATCTTATCCTTCTTCAACTTGATTTCAATATGTTAACCACTGTGAAGAAAGGTGGTTTGTTCGGATTAgaacatttgaaaaaattgacTTTATCccataatcatataaaaatgatcgaatcgCAAGCGTGGGATAATTGTGGAGAAATCACTGAATT ggatttatcatataatatgtTAATTTCTATAGAACGGGACACGTTTGATCATTTAGATAAattagaaagattaaaaatggATCACAatcaaattacatatatatcagaTGGGGCTTTCAACTCTACTCCAAAATTACAAGTTTT AGATCTTAATTCCAACAAAATATCCTACATGGTAGAAGACATTAATGGAGCTTTTGGTCCACTCAGTAATTTATGGAAGTTAGGATTGGCACATAACAAAATCAAATCTGTTAACAGAAATGCGTTTATTGGTTTAAGTCGTGTTACTGAACTTGATTTGAGTGGGAACAATATAACTAGTATTCAAGAAAATGCATTTAATACAATGCCAGatttaaagaaattgaaattaaattcaa GATCATTGGTCTGTGATTGTGGATTACAATGGTTTAGCACGTGGATAGGATCACATAGATTCGAAGATACAGAAGCTCATTGTGGCTATCCACATTGGTTACAAGATAAACCATTGGCTCAATTACACCATACAAATTTCACATGTG ATGAATATCCAAAGCCAAGAATAATAGAAGAACCTACAGATCAAAAACGTGTGAAAGGTGACAACGTGACTCTTGTATGTCGTGCAACAAGTACGGCTGATGCACCATTAAAATTCACTTGGAAACGAGATAACGTGGAATTAGATAATCCTAATTTACAAACAGACATCAGCACGTTGGAAGGTGGTGTAACAAATGCATCCTCTGTTTTGCAACTTATTAACGTGACTCATGCTAATGCTGGAAAGTATCAATGTATGGTCACTAATTCCTACGGAACTACATATTCTGCTAAAGCCAAACTAAGTGTTCTAA TATATCcatcattttcaaaaattcctCGTGATATTCGAGTAACTGCTGGAAGTACAGCACGTCTTGAATGTTCAGCCGAAGGACAACCGACTCCACAGATAGCTTGGCAAAAAGATGGGGGAAATGATTTTCCAGCggcaagagaaagaagaatgcaTATGATGCCTACGGACGATGTACTTTTTATCGTAGATGTAAAAATGGCAGATAGTGGTGTTTATTCTTGCACCGCTCAAAACCTAGCTGGACTTATTGTAGCAAATGCGACTCTTACTATATTGG AGGTACCATCATTTGTAAAACCGAtggagaataaagaaataatgataggTGGTTCGATCGTATTGGAATGCATGGCAAGTGGTTCACCACGTCCAAAATTAATGTGGCGTAAAAATGGTAGTCCATTGCAAGTAACCGAAAGACATTTCTTTACGGCAGAAAATcagttattaataatagttaatactATGAGTAACGATGCAGGAAGTTACGAATGTGAAATGAGTAATTCATTGGGCAGTGTTGTTGGTGCATCTCATCTTACAGTGAATCCTG cTCCAACGTCTATCGTAAATGAAGATAATATATTgggattaataataatcacagTAGTATGCTGTGCCGTTGGTACATCAGTAGTTTGGGtagtaattatttatcaaacgaGAAGACGTTTAAATAACGCTCGTAATGCTAACACGCAACAATCACCGACAACAGTAATATCAACAGCACCAGAAAATCAAACTCATATGTATTTGGATACAAGTTCGCAACACAGTAAAGATAGTGGTACTGGTGATAGTACCAATCCCAGTAACGATCAATTACAATTTTGTTTGCCTG aAGAAATGGTAACTTGTTCGGTcaacaacgaagaagaaactgCGGCAGTGAACGTTGTTGATCCACTTATACGTTATACAAATCATGAACGATATGTTCATTCAGAAAAGGGCTGTGCTGTATAA